A part of Dasypus novemcinctus isolate mDasNov1 chromosome 7, mDasNov1.1.hap2, whole genome shotgun sequence genomic DNA contains:
- the OBSL1 gene encoding obscurin-like protein 1 isoform X2 yields MKAGWGDQGSPPCFLRFPRPVRVVSGAEAELKCVVLGEPPPTVVWEKGGQQLAASERLSFPADGAEHGLLLSAALPTDAGVYVCRARNAAGEAYAAAAVTVLEPPAPEPEPPAPERPLPPPGAGEGVPVFLTGPGSQWVLRGAEVVLTCLVGGLPEPALYWEKDGLPLDEVWDSSHFALVPGRAEGGPGVSLALRILAARLPDSGVYVCHARNPHGHAQAGALLQVHRPPESPPEDPDEAPESVVEPLKCAPKTFWVNEGKHAKFRCYVMGKPEPEIEWHWEGRPLLPDRRRLLYRDRDGGFVLKVLYCQAKDRGLYVCAARNSAGQTLSAVQLHVKEPRLRFTRPLQDVEGREHGIAVLECKVPNSRIPTAWFREDQRLLPCRKYEQIEEGTVRRLIIHRLKADDDGVYLCEMRGRVRTVANVTVKGPILKRLPRKLDVLEGENAVLLVETREPGVEGCWSRDGEDLPATCQSSSGHMHALVLPGVTREDAGEVTFSLGNSRTTTLLRVKCVKHNPPGPPVLVEMFKGHKNTVLLTWKPPEPVPETPFIYRLERQEVGSDDWIQCFSIEKAGAVEVPGDCVPSEGDYRFRVCTVSEHGRSPHVVFHGSAHLVPTARLVVGLEDVQVYDGEDAVFSLDLSTIIQGTWFLNGKELKSDEPEGQVEPGALCYRIEQKGLQHRLVLQAVRHQDSGALVGFSCPGVQDSAALTIQESPVHILSPQDRVSAAFTTSEQVVLTCELSRVDFPASWYKDGQKVTESESLVVKADGRKHHLILPAAQARDSGEFECRTEGVSAFFSITVRDPLVHILDPQEHVFVHAITSECVMLSCELDREDAPVHWYKDGQEVEGSNSAVLESDGPHRRLVLPAAQPRDGGEFQCVAGEERAFFTVTITDVSSWIVCPSGKVYVAAVCLERVVLTCELCRPWAEVRWTKDGEELAESPALLLQKEDSVRRLVLPAVQLKDSGEYLCEIADESASFTVTVTEPPVRILSPRDEVTLVAVSLECVVLMCELSREDAPVCWYKDGLEVEESEALVLESDGPRRRLVLPAAQPEDGGEFVCDAGDDSAFFTVTVTAPPERIVHPAARSLDLQFRAPERVELRCKVAPAGARVRWFKDGLEVEASDTLQLGAEGAARTLALPHAQPKDTGEYVCETRDEAVTFNVSVAEPPVRFLAPEAAPSPIRVAPGEPVVLSCELSRASAPVLWSHNGRPVQEGEGLELQAEGPRRVLRIWAASAAHAGLYTCQSGEALGAPSLSFTVQVAEPPVRVVAPEAAQTRVRSTPGGDLELVVHLSGPGGPVRWYKDGERLASQGRVQLEQAGARQVLRVRGARSRDAGEYLCDAPQDSRIFLVSVEEPPPVKLVSELTPLTVHEGDAATFRCEVSPPDADVTWLRNGAAVSPGPQVEIAQNGSSHTLTVRSCQLQDAGTVTARAGGTATSARLHVREAELLFLRRLQDVRAEEGQDVCLEVETGRVGAAGAVRWVRGGEPLPGDSRLCVAQDGHTYRLVIHSVVLADQGIYGCESRHDRTLARLSVRPKQLRALRPLEDVTVGEGGSATFQLELSQEGVAGEWARGGVRLQPGPTCHIHAEGRTHRLALSGLGRTDGGCVSFTADSLRCAARLTVREAPVTIVRGPQDLEVTEGDTATFECELSQALADVTWEKDGRVLAPSPQVRLQALGTRRLLQLRHCDPSDAGAYSCAVGAARAGPVRLAVRERLVSVLSELRSVRAREGDGATFQCTVSEAEATGSWQLGGRPLRPEGRVRIRQEGKKHVLVLSELRAEDAGEVRFQAGPAQSAAQLEVEALPLQMCRRPPREKTVLIGRRAVLEVTVSRSGGHVCWMREGVELCPGDKYELRSHGPTHSLVIHDVRPEDQGNYCCQAGQESSHTRLLVEGS; encoded by the exons ATGAAAGCGGGCTGGGGGGATCAGGGGAGCCCCCCGTGCTTCCTGCGCTTCCCGCGGCCCGTGCGGGTGGTGAGTGGCGCAGAGGCCGAGCTCAAGTGCGTGGTCCTGGGGGAGCCGCCGCCCACTGTCGTGTGGGAGAAGGGCGGGCAGCAGCTGGCGGCCTCGGAGCGCCTGAGCTTCCCGGCGGACGGCGCCGAGCATGGGCTGCTGCTGAGCGCCGCGCTGCCCACCGACGCGGGGGTCTACGTGTGCCGCGCCCGCAACGCGGCGGGCGAGGCCTACGCGGCGGCCGCCGTCACTGTGCTGGAGCCGCCGGCCCCGGAGCCCGAGCCCCCGGCCCCCGAGCGCCCGCTGCCGCCGCCCGGGGCCGGCGAGGGTGTTCCCGTGTTCCTGACGGGGCCCGGGTCCCAGTGGGTGCTGCGGGGGGCGGAGGTGGTGCTCACGTGCTTGGTCGGGGGCCTGCCCGAGCCCGCGCTGTACTGGGAGAAGGACGGGCTCCCCCTGGATGAAGTGTGGGACAGCAGCCACTTCGCGCTCGTGCCGGGCCGCGCCGAGGGCGGCCCCGGAGTGAGCCTGGCGCTGCGCATCCTGGCGGCGCGGCTGCCGGACTCGGGCGTCTACGTGTGCCACGCCCGCAACCCGCACGGCCACGCGCAGGCCGGCGCGCTGCTGCAGGTGCACCGGCCCCCCGAGAGCCCGCCCGAGGACCCCGACGAGGCCCCGGAGTCAGTGGTCGAGCCGCTCAAGTGCGCGCCCAAGACCTTCTGGGTGAACGAGGGCAAGCACGCCAAATTCCGCTGCTACGTGATGGGCAAGCCCGAGCCCGAGATCGAGTGGCACTGGGAGGGCCGCCCGCTGCTCCCCGACCGCCGCCGCCTCCTGTACCGCGACCGCGACGGCGGCTTCGTGCTCAAGGTGCTCTACTGCCAGGCCAAGGACCGCGGGCTCTACGTCTGCGCCGCGCGTAACTCGGCGGGCCAGACGCTCAGCGCGGTGCAGCTGCACGTCAAAG AGCCCCGCCTCCGCTTCACGAGGCCCCTGCAGGACGTGGAGGGCCGGGAGCACGGGATCGCCGTGCTGGAGTGTAAAGTGCCCAACTCGCGCATCCCCACCGCCTGGTTCCGGGAGGACCAGCGGCTGCTGCCCTGCCGCAAGTATGAGCAGATCGAGGAGGGGACCGTCCGGCGCCTCATCATCCACCGGCTCAAGGCCGACGACGACGGCGTCTACCTGTGCGAGATGCGGGGCCGGGTGCGCACCGtggccaacgtgaccgtcaaag GGCCCATCCTCAAGCGGCTGCCGCGGAAGCTCGACGTCCTGGAGGGAGAGAACGCGGTGCTGCTGGTGGAGACGCGAGAGCCTGGGGTCGAGGGGTGCTGGAGCCGGGACGGGGAGGACCTGCCAGCCACCTGCCAGAGCAGCTCCGGCCACATGCATGCCCTGGTCCTTCCAGGGGTCACCCGAGAGGATGCTGGCGAGGTCACCTTTAGCCTGGGCAACTCCCGTACCACCACGCTGCTCCGAGTCAAAT GCGTCAAGCACAATCCCCCGGGACCCCCTGTGTTGGTGGAGATGTTCAAGGGCCACAAGAACACGGTCCTGCTGACCTGGAAGCCTCCGGAGCCAGTCCCTGAGACCCCCTTCATCTACCGGCTGGAGCGGCAGGAGGTGGGCTCAGACGACTGGATCCAGTGCTTCAGCATCGAGAAGGCGGGGGCCGTGGAGGTGCCGGGAGACTGTGTGCCTTCCGAGGGTGACTACCGCTTCCGGGTCTGCACGGTCAGCGAGCACGGCCGGAGTCCCCATGTGGTCTTCCACGGCTCTGCCCACCTCG TGCCCACAGCTCGCCTGGTGGTGGGGCTGGAGGACGTGCAGGTGTACGACGGGGAGGACGCCGTCTTCTCCCTGGACCTCTCCACCATCATCCAGGGCACCTGGTTCCTCAACGGCAAAGAGCTCAAGAGCGATGAGCCGGAGGGCCAGGTGGAACCCGGGGCCCTGTGCTACCGGATCGAGCAGAAGGGCCTGCAGCACAGGCTCGTCCTCCAAGCTGTCAGACACCAGGACAGTGGGGCCCTGGTTGGCTTCAGCTGCCCTGGCGTGCAGGACTCGGCTGCCCTCACCATCCAAG AGAGCCCGGTGCACATCCTGAGCCCCCAGGACAGGGTGTCGGCAGCCTTCACGACCTCGGAGCAGGTGGTGCTGACGTGCGAGCTCTCGCGGGTGGACTTCCCGGCCAGCTGGTACAAGGATGGGCAGAAGGTGACGGAGAGCGAGTCGCTGGTGGTGAAGGCAGATGGGCGCAAACACCACCTGATCCTGCCCGCCGCCCAAGCCCGGGACAGCGGCGAGTTTGAGTGCAGAACGGAAGGGGTCTCGGCCTTCTTTAGCATCACCGTGCGAG ATCCCCTGGTGCACATCCTGGACCCCCAGGAGCACGTGTTCGTTCACGCCATAACCTCCGAGTGCGTCATGCTGTCCTGTGAGCTGGACCGAGAGGACGCTCCCGTGCACTGGTACAAGGACGGCCAGGAGGTAGAGGGGAGCAACTCGGCGGTGCTGGAGAGTGACGGGCCCCACCGCCGCCTGGTGCTGCCGGCTGCCCAGCCCCGGGACGGGGGCGAGTTCCAGTGCGTCGCTGGGGAGGAGCGCGCTTTCTTCACCGTCACCATCACAG ACGTCTCCTCGTGGATCGTGTGTCCCAGCGGCAAGGTGTACGTGGCAGCCGTGTGCCTGGAGCGCGTGGTGCTGACCTGTGAGCTCTGCCGGCCCTGGGCCGAGGTGCGCTGGACCAAGGACGGCGAAGAGCTGGCTGAGAGCCCGGCGCTGCTCCTGCAGAAGGAGGACAGCGTCCGCCGCCTGGTGCTGCCTGCCGTGCAGCTGAAGGACTCCGGCGAGTACTTGTGTGAGATCGCTGACGAGTCGGCCTCCTTCACAGTCACCGTCACAG AGCCCCCGGTGCGGATCCTATCCCCCCGAGATGAGGTGACCCTGGTCGCGGTGAGCTTGGagtgcgtagtgctgatgtgcgagCTGTCGCGGGAGGACGCCCCCGTGTGCTGGTACAAGGAcgggctggaggtggaggagagCGAGGCCCTGGTGCTAGAGAGTGACGGGCCCCGTCGCCGCCTGGTGCTGCCTGCTGCCCAGCCTGAGGACGGGGGAGAGTTCGTGTGCGATGCCGGAGATGACTCGGCCTTCTTCACTGTCACTGTCACAG CCCCGCCAGAGAGGATTGTGCACCCTGCAGCCCGCTCCTTGGACCTGCAGTTCCGGGCTCCCGAGCGCGTGGAGCTGCGCTGCAAGGTGGCCCCCGCGGGGGCTCGGGTGCGCTGGTTCAAGGACGGGCTGGAGGTGGAGGCGTCAGACACCCTGCAGCTGGGCGCGGAAGGGGCCGCCCGCACCCTGGCCCTGCCCCACGCCCAGCCCAAGGACACCGGGGAGTATGTGTGCGAGACCCGTGACGAGGCCGTGACCTTCAACGTCAGCGTGGCGG AGCCCCCAGTGCGGTTTCTCGCCCCAGAGGCTGCCCCCAGCCCGATCCGTGTGGCCCCCGGGGAGCCGGTGGTGCTGAGCTGCGAGCTCTCCCGGGCCAGCGCCCCCGTGCTCTGGAGCCACAACGGGAGGCCGGTGCAGGAGGGGGAGGGCCTGGAGCTGCAGGCCGAAGGCCCCCGCCGCGTCCTCCGCATCTGGGCAGCCAGTGCAGCCCACGCGGGCCTCTACACCTGCCAGTCCGGGGAGGCCCTGGGAGCCCCAAGCCTCAGCTTCACCGTCCAGGTGGCTG AGCCCCCCGTGCGGGTGGTGGCGCCTGAGGCCGCCCAGACGAGGGTTCGCAGCACTCCAGGCGGGGACCTAGAGCTGGTGGTGCACCTTTCCGGGCCGGGGGGCCCTGTGCGCTGGTACAAGGACGGGGAGCGACTGGCAAGCCAGGGGCGGGTGCAGCTGGAGCAGGCGGGGGCCAGGCAGGTGCTGCGGGTCCGGGGGGCACGGAGCAGGGACGCTGGGGAGTACCTGTGCGACGCGCCCCAGGACAGCCGCATCTTCCTCGTCAGCGTGGAAG AACCACCCCCGGTGAAGCTGGTCTCGGAGCTGACACCACTCACTGTCCACGAGGGCGACGCCGCCACATTCCGGTGTGAAGTCTCCCCGCCGGACGCCGACGTGACCTGGCTGCGCAACGGGGCCGCTGTCAGTCCAGGGCCGCAGGTGGAGATTGCCCAGAACGGGTCGAGCCACACGCTGACCGTGCGCAGCTGCCAGCTCCAGGACGCGGGGACCGTGACCGCGCGGGCGGGGGGCACGGCCACGAGCGCCCGGCTCCACGTTCGAG aGGCTGAGCTGCTGTTTCTGCGGCGGCTGCAGGACGTGCGGGCCGAGGAAGGGCAGGACGTGTGCCTGGAGGTGGAGACGGGCCGCGTGGGTGCTGCGGGGGCCGTGCGCTGGGTGCGAGGCGGCGAGCCCCTGCCCGGCGACTCGCGCCTGTGCGTGGCCCAGGACGGCCACACCTACCGCCTCGTCATCCACAGTGTCGTCCTGGCGGACCAGGGCATCTACGGCTGTGAGAGCCGCCACGACCGCACCCTGGCCAGGCTCAGCGTGAGGC CGAAGCAGCTGAGGGCACTGCGGCCCCTGGAGGATGTAACCGTCGGCGAGGGGGGCAGCGCCACCTTCCAGCTGGAGCTGTCCCAGGAGGGCGTGGCTGGAGAGTGGGCCCGGGGTGGAGTCCGGCTGCAACCGGGGCCCACGTGTCACATTCACGCCGAGGGCCGCACCCACCGCCTGGCCCTCAGTGGCCTGGGCCGCACCGACGGTGGCTGCGTCTCCTTCACTGCGGATTCCCTGCGCTGCGCAGCGAGACTCACTGTGAGAG AGGCCCCAGTGACCATTGTGCGGGGGCCACAGGACCTAGAGGTGACGGAGGGAGACACAGCTACATTTGAATGTGAGCTTTCCCAGGCCTTGGCTGATGTCACCTGGGAGAAG GACGGGCGCGTGCTCGCCCCCAGCCCTCAGGTCCGGCTCCAGGCCCTCGGCACGCGCCGCCTACTCCAGCTGCGGCACTGCGACCCGTCGGACGCCGGAGCCTACAGCTGCGCGGTGGGGGCCGCCCGCGCGGGGCCCGTCCGCCTGGCCGTGCGCG AGCGCCTGGTGTCTGTCCTCTCCGAGCTCCGGTCGGTGCGCGCCCGGGAAGGCGACGGGGCCACGTTCCAGTGCACGGTTTCGGAGGCCGAGGCCACCGGGAGCTGGCAGCTCGGCGGCCGCCCGCTGAGACCCGAAGGCCGCGTCCGCATCCGACAGGAAG GGAAGAAACACGTCCTGGTGCTGAGCGAGCTGCGCGCGGAGGACGCGGGTGAAGTCCGCTTCCAGGCGGGACCCGCCCAGTCCGCGGCTCAGCTGGAGGTGGAGG cactgcCTCTCCAGATGTGCCGCCGGCCCCCTCGCGAGAAGACGGTTCTGATTGGCCGCCGGGCCGTGCTGGAGGTGACCGTGTCCCGCTCTGGGGGCCACGTGTGCTGGATGCGGGAAGGGGTCGAGCTGTGCCCGGGAGACAAGTACGAGCTGCGCAGCCACGGCCCCACCCACAGCCTGGTCATCCATGACGTGCGACCTGAGGACCAGGGCAACTACTGCTGCCAGGCCGGCCAGGAGAGCTCCCACACACGGCTCCTGGTGGAGG GTAGCTAG